The genomic stretch TATATTCCAGCGTGTAGAACTGGCAACAATGGCGGCACAGCCAGAAGTGGATCACCCCGTGGGTGTGCTCGGCCGTGTCGGCATCGGGATGATCGTGAGCAAAGCGAAAGAATTCTCCGCCCAAGTGGTAGTCAAACGGGAGAGCGCATTTCGGATTCGCGCAATAGGAAAACATACTGGCCCCTTGCACCCACGGCGCATGCCCCTCAGATACGCCCGGAAGCTGCTTGTTTGCTGTTTTCCGGGGGAGGGAATTCCCCGGCCGTCCGCTTGGCTTCCAGATTCTGAATCGTGGCACGCAACCACTTGCCGACGGCTTCCTCGAGTTCCTGCGGCGTTGCATAGCGGTAAAACGAATCCACTGTTTCATCCTTGTCGTTGAGCGGGATAAAACGGCAGGGAAATTGCATCTGCTGCCGGTCGAGCGGCACCAACTGCATCAGCGCGCAGTCCTTGCACGGTTTCGAACGCGTGGGATCCCCGTAATTGAGACACGTCGGAGAATCTTCAAAGATAAATTGAGGTCTCCAGCGGCTGCGCGGTGTGCGGTAGCCGCCTCGTTCGAGGAAGTCCTGTTCTGCGCGCAGAACCTGCAGCAGGTCTTGAGTGTTCCCGGTCATAAACAACGCGCCGTTTTCAGCACAGTTATTCTATAGCGCAAGAATCACGTTGCGCTGTGACCGCCATCACATCACTGCCTGTTGGTGCTTCCTGCACAATGCACATTCCCTCCCGCGGGAACTCTTGACCGGTGCGCGGCTGGATTTTCCTGGGATTGTAGTTAAAATGGAGGGCGTCTGGGAGCCCATCCGGGAGAGTGGCATCCTTGTATTGTGCGACCGCAAAGCGGTCGACATTCAGAACACTGGAGTTGATGCCTCTCGAGGCTTGGGAACACCGGTAGATTCCGCCGTTACAGCTGTCGTTGCATTTGAGGCAGGCGGTCGCGCTCTGCCGTGGCAAGACCCAGGAAGTGCTTTGCCGGCGGGAGTTTCCGTGCCGGTGGCCGGTTTCAGAGCCGTGGCGCCGCCAGCACAGGCAGAAAGGAAGATAATCGAGTGATTGTCGGGGTTCCAAGAGAGAGTTATCCCGGGGAACGGCGCGTGGCGCTGGTTCCCATGGTGATCCCCGGCCTGGTCAAGGCGGGCTTTGAAGTCCTCATCGAGATGGGTGCGGGCGTGGAAGCGGGTTATCCGGACGCCCATTATGTGGAAAAGGGCGCGAAGATTGCCCCCGACCGCGCGGCTGTCTTTTCTGGAGCCGGCATTATTGTGCAGGTCCTCTGCTACGGCTCCAACGACGTCACCGGCAAGGCCGATCTGCCTCTGTTGCGCCGCGAGCACATTCTCGTCGGATTCCTGCGGCCCCTCGGCTCGCTGGACATCGTCCAGCAGATTGCCGCTACCCGCGTCACCTCTTTCTCCGTGGAGCTGATGCCACGCACCACGCGCGCGCAGAGCATGGACGCGCTCTCCTCCATGGCCACGATTTGCGGCTACAAGGCGGTGCTCCTCGCCGCCGACACTCTGCCCCGCATCTTCCCCATGCTGACCACCGCCGCGGGCACCATCACCCCCGCCCGCGTTCTGGTCATCGGCGCCGGCGTTGCCGGATTGCAGGCCATCGCCACCGCTCGCCGTCTCGGCGCCGTGGCCTCCGCCTACGATCTGCGCCCCGCCGCCAAAGAGCAGGTGCAGAGCCTCGGCGGGCGCTTCGTCGAGCTGCCCATCGAAGCCAAGGACGCCCAGGACGCGCGCGGCTATGCGCGCGCTCAGGACGAAAGCTTTTACAACCGCCAGCGCGAGCTGCTCGGCCGCGTGGTTAGCGAGAGCGACGTGGTCATCACCGCGGCGGTCATCCCCGGCAAGAAATCTCCGGTGCTGGTGACCGAAGCGATGGTCAAGGGCATGGCTCCCGGCTCGGTGATTCTCGATCTGGCCGCGGAACGCGGCGGCAACTGCGAGCTGACCGTGCCCGGCGAAATCGCCGTGCGCTACGGCGTCACTATCATTGGCCGGATCAACATGGCCAGTGGCGTCCCCTACCATGCCAGCCAGATGTACGCGCGCAACGTCAGCGCCTTCCTGCTGCACCTGGTCAAGGACGGCAAGCTGCAGCTCAACCTGCAAGACGAGATCGTCCGCGAAACGCTGCTGACTCGCGGCGGGGAAGTGGTCAACGCGCGCGTGCGCGAATCCTATGCCCTGCCCGCGCTGGCTCCGCAGGGAGCCGTGTAGCGCGGCCAGGCCCCGGGAATCGAAGTGGCGGAGCGTGCTCCGCAGGAGGATGGATGTCGTCGAATCTCATTGACGGGCTTTTCGTGTTCATGCTGGCGGGTTTCATCGGATTCGAAATTATCCGGCGCATCTCCCCGCTGCTGCACACCCCACTGATGTCGCTCACCAACGCCCTGGACGCCATCGCCGTCGTCGGCGCCATCGTCCTCGTCGGCGAGCACAAATCCACCTTTTCCACCGTGCTCGGCACCATCGCCATCGTCGCCGCCACCAGCAACATCGTCGGCGGCTTCCTGATTACCGACCGCATGCTGCGCATGTTCAAGACCAGCCGCCCGGACAAGCCCTGAACCGACCATGATCAACCTTCCCGCAACCACGCACATCATCGAAGCCATCTACCTTATCGCCAGCATCCTTTTCATCCTCTCTCTCAAGTGGATGATTTCGCCGGCCACCGCTCGCCGCGGCATCCGCGCCGGCGAAATCGGCATGCTCCTGGCCATCGGCGGCACGCTCCTGCACCACGGCATCGTGGACTACAAGTGGATCGCCATCGCTCTCGTGCTTGGCACGATCATCGGCATCCCCCTCGGCAAGGTGCACATGACCGCCGTGCCGCAGCGAACCGCCCTCAGCCACGCCTTCGGTGCCCTTTGCGTCACCTTGGTCGGAACGGCGGAGTTCTATCTTCGCTCGCCCGAAGTCCCGCGCTTCATGATGTCCGTGCTCTCCCTGGAAGTGATTCTCGGCGCGCTCACCTTCACGGGCAGCCTGATGGCCGCTGGCAAGCTGCAGGAGCTCCTGCCGCAGCGACCCATCACCTACAAGGGACAGAATCTCGTCAACCTTTCCTTTCTCGCCGTCTCCATCGGCCTTGCCGCCTATCTCGTGCTGCACCCCGGCGCGAAGCAGTTCTTCCCGTTCATGGTCGGCATTCCCCTGGTCTTCGGCG from Terriglobia bacterium encodes the following:
- a CDS encoding NAD(P) transhydrogenase subunit alpha, which produces MIVGVPRESYPGERRVALVPMVIPGLVKAGFEVLIEMGAGVEAGYPDAHYVEKGAKIAPDRAAVFSGAGIIVQVLCYGSNDVTGKADLPLLRREHILVGFLRPLGSLDIVQQIAATRVTSFSVELMPRTTRAQSMDALSSMATICGYKAVLLAADTLPRIFPMLTTAAGTITPARVLVIGAGVAGLQAIATARRLGAVASAYDLRPAAKEQVQSLGGRFVELPIEAKDAQDARGYARAQDESFYNRQRELLGRVVSESDVVITAAVIPGKKSPVLVTEAMVKGMAPGSVILDLAAERGGNCELTVPGEIAVRYGVTIIGRINMASGVPYHASQMYARNVSAFLLHLVKDGKLQLNLQDEIVRETLLTRGGEVVNARVRESYALPALAPQGAV
- a CDS encoding NAD(P) transhydrogenase subunit alpha, giving the protein MSSNLIDGLFVFMLAGFIGFEIIRRISPLLHTPLMSLTNALDAIAVVGAIVLVGEHKSTFSTVLGTIAIVAATSNIVGGFLITDRMLRMFKTSRPDKP